In Gossypium arboreum isolate Shixiya-1 chromosome 6, ASM2569848v2, whole genome shotgun sequence, the following are encoded in one genomic region:
- the LOC108475892 gene encoding LOW QUALITY PROTEIN: probable protein phosphatase 2C 27 (The sequence of the model RefSeq protein was modified relative to this genomic sequence to represent the inferred CDS: deleted 2 bases in 1 codon), with amino-acid sequence MRVKDKEQVTPEIDDLDDNYYTKTSCSLLSWGDFLCTQMENWSLKHSPLHVDVVSGSNRLESISEDSVTTERQTDLLTNFIPTLRSGEWSDIGGRPYMEDAHICIADLAKNFGCDLVSEEAISFYGEQVFDGHGGKDASHFVRDHLPRVIVEDVDFPLELEKAVTRSFMETDAAFAKSCSLESSLASGTTVLTAMIFGRSLLVANAGDSRAVLSWHGRAIEMSKDHRPCCMKERRRIEALGGFVDDGYLNGQLGVTRALGDWHIEGMKETGERIPLSAEPELKMITLTKEDEFLIIGSDGIWDVFTSQNAIDFTRRRLQEHNDVKLCCKEIVEEAIKRGATDNLTVVVVCFHLEPPQPSVRQRGTVRRSISAEGLQSLKCLLEG; translated from the exons ATGCGTGTTAAAGATAAAGAGCAGGTCACCCCAGAAATAGACGACCTTGATGACAACTACTACACTAAAACGTCTTGCTCTTTGCTTTCTTGGGGTGATTTCTTGTGTACACAGATGGAGAATTGGTCTCTTAAACACTCTCCTCTACATGTAGACGTCGTCAGTGGCAGCAATAGA CTGGAAAGTATTTCTGAGGATTCAGTTACCACAGAAAGACAAACTGACCTGTTAACAAATTTTATCCCCACTCTTCGGTCAGGTGAGTGGTCTGACATTGGGGGTCGTCCCTATATGGAGGATGCTCATATATGCATTGCAGACTTAGCTAAGAATTTTGGTTGTGATTTAGTGAGTGAAGAAGCTATTTCCTTCTACGGT GAGCAGGTTTTTGATGGGCACGGAGGAAAGGATGCATCTCATTTTGTCCGTGATCATTTGCCTAGAGTTATTGTTGAGGATGTTGATTTTCCCTTGGAACTTGAGAAAGCGGTCACCAGGTCATTCATGGAGACTGATGCTGCATTTGCGAAGTCATGCTCTCTCGAATCTTCACTGGCTTCTGGCACTACTGTTCTCACTGCAATGATATTTGGGAG GTCTTTACTTGTGGCAAATGCTGGGGATTCTAGGGCGGTACTGTCATGGCATGGAAGAGCTATAGAGATGTCAAAGGATCATAGGCCCTGTTGCATGAAAGAGAGAAGGCGAATCGAGGCTCTGGGTGGATTCGTTGATGATGGTTATCTGAATGGTCAACTAGGGGTCACCCGAGCATTAGGTGATTGGCACATTGAAGGTATGAAGGAAACCGGTGAGAGAATT CCCCTAAGTGCTGAACCAGAACTCAAAATGATAACACTGACTAAGGAAGATGAGTTTTTGATCATCGGTAGTGATGGAATATGGGACGTTTTTACCAGCCAAAATGCCATAGACTTCACAAGGCGGCGGCTCCAGGAGCACAATGATGTCAAATTATGTTGCAAAGAAATAGTTGAAGAAGCAATAAAAAGAGGAGCAACAGACAATTTGACCGTTGTTGTGGTGTGTTTTCACTTGGAGCCACCTCAACCTTCTGTCAGACAAAGGGGAACAGTCAGGAGAAGCATTTCTGCTGAGGGGCTTCAGAGTCTTAAATGCCTCTTAGAAGGATAG
- the LOC108474636 gene encoding 40S ribosomal protein S11-like produces MAEQTEKAFLKQPKVFLSSKKSGKGKRPGKGGNRFWKSIGLGFKTPREATEGTYIDKKCPFTGIVSIRGRILAGTCHSAKMIRTIIVRRNYLHYIKKYQRYEKRHSNIPAHISPCFRVKEGDHVIIGQCRPLSKTVRFNVLKVIPAGSSGGGKKAFTGM; encoded by the exons ATGGCGGAGCAG ACCGAGAAGGCATTTCTAAAGCAACCCAAAGTGTTTTTAAG CTCCAAGAAATCTGGGAAAGGGAAGAGACCAGGAAAGGGAGGAAACCGCTTCTGGAAGAGCATTGGTTTGGGCTTCAAAACCCCTCGTGAAGCTACTGAAG GAACCTACATCGACAAGAAATGCCCATTCACCGGCATTGTTTCCATCAGGGGTCGCATTTTAGCCGGTACTTGCCATAGTGCCAAGATGATAAGGACAATCATTGTTCGACGGAATTACCTACATTATATCAAGAAATACCAAAG gTACGAGAAGAGACATTCAAATATCCCTGCACATATTTCTCCATGCTTCCGTGTGAAGGAAGGAGATCATGTCATTATCGGGCAATGCAG GCCGTTGTCAAAGACTGTGAGGTTCAATGTTTTGAAAGTGATTCCTGCTGGATCTTCTGGTGGAGGGAAGAAAGCTTTTACTGGAATGTAA
- the LOC108476122 gene encoding uncharacterized protein LOC108476122 isoform X1 translates to MGSCSSRLGSNPSWGRLNRRPKRRSRLSSFFICGASSSHAPLEIEDYPAEILVKSADHSDPVSNIVQSPLEESALICSMGTRFSSIDSETGIPAESSSAASQNSSVAGGSRDVETSHCRKCLTENTELVASQVDAGYDHGESHKDSSTSASTPFIEQQSSDPVSENLSTNECAVRFENANKGVSEVCPEPSILSPRGLEDSNSHRIPVENESGEVTTVRNSGFASAPHASEPETSHSIGGESIIEVMPSGLGFLLSNRERSQGDGSVLHVDLVSLSSNILSGGTADTSNRESRRNSRRMFSDAFSRRSSRRVNNSQSIFLSTDDNNDPGFDNRWLLDFDRDFFYDGAAGDSGYLSSRIHRLNERRRHSRLENWLRLHGGHDENHRRTTFCPSGIHPDGTCSCDSSLITDEPGARVSISRIVMLAEALFEVLHRQPVSLSLSMVSPPAPESVVDSFPLRSHKKANVAEDGDAVEQCHICLGEYEEGDQIRILPCQHEFHMSCVDKWLKEIHGVCPLCRGDVRHGGGESSVSNSEIPSL, encoded by the exons ATGGGGTCGTGTAGCAGCCGACTAGGCTCGAACCCATCATGGGGGAGACTCAACCGCCGCCCCAAACGGCGTTCCAGACTCTCTTCTTTTTTCATCTGCGGTGCCTCTTCATCTCATGCTCCTCTTGAG ATTGAAGATTATCCAGCTGAAATTCTGGTGAAGTCGGCAGATCACTCTGACCCAGTTAGCAACATTGTCCAAAGTCCCTTGGAGGAATCTGCTTTGATATGCAGTATGGGAACAAGATTTAGCAGCATAGATAGTGAAACTGGAATTCCAGCTGAAAGCAGTTCTGCAGCCAGTCAGAATTCCTCTGTTGCAGGTGGTTCTAGAGATGTAGAAACTAGTCATTGTAGGAAATGCTTGACTGAAAATACAGAGTTAGTTGCTTCTCAGGTAGATGCTGGTTATGATCACGGTGAATCTCATAAGGATAGTAGTACTTCAGCTAGCACTCCCTTTATAGAACAACAGTCTTCAGATCCTGTCTCAGAAAATCTATCGACTAATGAGTGTGCAGTCAGATTTGAAAATGCAAACAAGGGTGTGTCTGAGGTCTGTCCTGAGCCAAGTATTTTGTCTCCTCGAGGGCTTGAAGATTCAAATTCACACAGAATACCTGTTGAGAATGAGTCGGGTGAAGTAACAACAGTACGTAACTCTGGTTTTGCTTCTGCTCCTCATGCCTCAGAACCAGAGACTTCTCACTCCATCGGAGGTGAATCCATTATAGAAGTGATGCCTTCAGGTTTAGGATTTCTCCTATCTAATAGGGAGAGGAGCCAGGGAGATGGAAGTGTTCTTCATGTTGATCTCGTGAGTCTCTCTTCCAATATTTTATCAGGTGGCACTGCTGATACAAGTAATCGTGAATCCAGGAGGAATAGCAGAAGAATGTTTTCGGATGCTTTTTCGAGACGCAGTTCCAGAAGAGTTAATAATTCCCAGTCCATTTTTCTTTCAACAGATGATAATAATGATCCAGGATTTGATAACAGATGGCTCCTTGATTTCGATCGTGATTTCTTTTATGATGGGGCTGCAGGTGATTCTGGTTACCTCAGCAGTAGAATTCATAGATTAAATGAACGAAGACGACACTCAAGACTAGAG AATTGGTTAAGGCTGCATGGTGGACATGATGAAAATCATCGGCGAACTACATTTTGTCCATCTGGAATCCACCCTGATGGCACTTGCTCATGTGATTCTTCCCTGATAACTGATGAGCCTGGTGCTCGTGTAAGCATATCTCGAATAGTTATGCTTGCTGAGGCTCTATTTGAG GTTTTACATCGTCAACCAGTATCACTTTCTCTATCCATGGTATCACCGCCGGCTCCCGAATCTGTAGTTGATTCTTTCCCCCTCAGAAGTCACAAAAAAGCAAATGTAGCTGAGGACGGGGATGCTGTTGAACA GTGTCATATATGTTTGGGTGAATATGAGGAAGGGGACCAAATAAGAATTCTGCCTTGCCAGCATGAGTTTCACATGTCTTGTGTGGATAAATGGCTCAAAGAGATACACGG AGTGTGCCCACTTTGCAGAGGCGATGTTCGTCATGGTGGTGGGGAGTCTTCTGTCTCAAACTCTGAGATTCCATCTCTTTGA
- the LOC108476122 gene encoding uncharacterized protein LOC108476122 isoform X2, which translates to MCYTNSWRLIEDYPAEILVKSADHSDPVSNIVQSPLEESALICSMGTRFSSIDSETGIPAESSSAASQNSSVAGGSRDVETSHCRKCLTENTELVASQVDAGYDHGESHKDSSTSASTPFIEQQSSDPVSENLSTNECAVRFENANKGVSEVCPEPSILSPRGLEDSNSHRIPVENESGEVTTVRNSGFASAPHASEPETSHSIGGESIIEVMPSGLGFLLSNRERSQGDGSVLHVDLVSLSSNILSGGTADTSNRESRRNSRRMFSDAFSRRSSRRVNNSQSIFLSTDDNNDPGFDNRWLLDFDRDFFYDGAAGDSGYLSSRIHRLNERRRHSRLENWLRLHGGHDENHRRTTFCPSGIHPDGTCSCDSSLITDEPGARVSISRIVMLAEALFEVLHRQPVSLSLSMVSPPAPESVVDSFPLRSHKKANVAEDGDAVEQCHICLGEYEEGDQIRILPCQHEFHMSCVDKWLKEIHGVCPLCRGDVRHGGGESSVSNSEIPSL; encoded by the exons ATGTGCTACACAAACTCTTGGAGGCTG ATTGAAGATTATCCAGCTGAAATTCTGGTGAAGTCGGCAGATCACTCTGACCCAGTTAGCAACATTGTCCAAAGTCCCTTGGAGGAATCTGCTTTGATATGCAGTATGGGAACAAGATTTAGCAGCATAGATAGTGAAACTGGAATTCCAGCTGAAAGCAGTTCTGCAGCCAGTCAGAATTCCTCTGTTGCAGGTGGTTCTAGAGATGTAGAAACTAGTCATTGTAGGAAATGCTTGACTGAAAATACAGAGTTAGTTGCTTCTCAGGTAGATGCTGGTTATGATCACGGTGAATCTCATAAGGATAGTAGTACTTCAGCTAGCACTCCCTTTATAGAACAACAGTCTTCAGATCCTGTCTCAGAAAATCTATCGACTAATGAGTGTGCAGTCAGATTTGAAAATGCAAACAAGGGTGTGTCTGAGGTCTGTCCTGAGCCAAGTATTTTGTCTCCTCGAGGGCTTGAAGATTCAAATTCACACAGAATACCTGTTGAGAATGAGTCGGGTGAAGTAACAACAGTACGTAACTCTGGTTTTGCTTCTGCTCCTCATGCCTCAGAACCAGAGACTTCTCACTCCATCGGAGGTGAATCCATTATAGAAGTGATGCCTTCAGGTTTAGGATTTCTCCTATCTAATAGGGAGAGGAGCCAGGGAGATGGAAGTGTTCTTCATGTTGATCTCGTGAGTCTCTCTTCCAATATTTTATCAGGTGGCACTGCTGATACAAGTAATCGTGAATCCAGGAGGAATAGCAGAAGAATGTTTTCGGATGCTTTTTCGAGACGCAGTTCCAGAAGAGTTAATAATTCCCAGTCCATTTTTCTTTCAACAGATGATAATAATGATCCAGGATTTGATAACAGATGGCTCCTTGATTTCGATCGTGATTTCTTTTATGATGGGGCTGCAGGTGATTCTGGTTACCTCAGCAGTAGAATTCATAGATTAAATGAACGAAGACGACACTCAAGACTAGAG AATTGGTTAAGGCTGCATGGTGGACATGATGAAAATCATCGGCGAACTACATTTTGTCCATCTGGAATCCACCCTGATGGCACTTGCTCATGTGATTCTTCCCTGATAACTGATGAGCCTGGTGCTCGTGTAAGCATATCTCGAATAGTTATGCTTGCTGAGGCTCTATTTGAG GTTTTACATCGTCAACCAGTATCACTTTCTCTATCCATGGTATCACCGCCGGCTCCCGAATCTGTAGTTGATTCTTTCCCCCTCAGAAGTCACAAAAAAGCAAATGTAGCTGAGGACGGGGATGCTGTTGAACA GTGTCATATATGTTTGGGTGAATATGAGGAAGGGGACCAAATAAGAATTCTGCCTTGCCAGCATGAGTTTCACATGTCTTGTGTGGATAAATGGCTCAAAGAGATACACGG AGTGTGCCCACTTTGCAGAGGCGATGTTCGTCATGGTGGTGGGGAGTCTTCTGTCTCAAACTCTGAGATTCCATCTCTTTGA
- the LOC108476122 gene encoding uncharacterized protein LOC108476122 isoform X3, protein MGTRFSSIDSETGIPAESSSAASQNSSVAGGSRDVETSHCRKCLTENTELVASQVDAGYDHGESHKDSSTSASTPFIEQQSSDPVSENLSTNECAVRFENANKGVSEVCPEPSILSPRGLEDSNSHRIPVENESGEVTTVRNSGFASAPHASEPETSHSIGGESIIEVMPSGLGFLLSNRERSQGDGSVLHVDLVSLSSNILSGGTADTSNRESRRNSRRMFSDAFSRRSSRRVNNSQSIFLSTDDNNDPGFDNRWLLDFDRDFFYDGAAGDSGYLSSRIHRLNERRRHSRLENWLRLHGGHDENHRRTTFCPSGIHPDGTCSCDSSLITDEPGARVSISRIVMLAEALFEVLHRQPVSLSLSMVSPPAPESVVDSFPLRSHKKANVAEDGDAVEQCHICLGEYEEGDQIRILPCQHEFHMSCVDKWLKEIHGVCPLCRGDVRHGGGESSVSNSEIPSL, encoded by the exons ATGGGAACAAGATTTAGCAGCATAGATAGTGAAACTGGAATTCCAGCTGAAAGCAGTTCTGCAGCCAGTCAGAATTCCTCTGTTGCAGGTGGTTCTAGAGATGTAGAAACTAGTCATTGTAGGAAATGCTTGACTGAAAATACAGAGTTAGTTGCTTCTCAGGTAGATGCTGGTTATGATCACGGTGAATCTCATAAGGATAGTAGTACTTCAGCTAGCACTCCCTTTATAGAACAACAGTCTTCAGATCCTGTCTCAGAAAATCTATCGACTAATGAGTGTGCAGTCAGATTTGAAAATGCAAACAAGGGTGTGTCTGAGGTCTGTCCTGAGCCAAGTATTTTGTCTCCTCGAGGGCTTGAAGATTCAAATTCACACAGAATACCTGTTGAGAATGAGTCGGGTGAAGTAACAACAGTACGTAACTCTGGTTTTGCTTCTGCTCCTCATGCCTCAGAACCAGAGACTTCTCACTCCATCGGAGGTGAATCCATTATAGAAGTGATGCCTTCAGGTTTAGGATTTCTCCTATCTAATAGGGAGAGGAGCCAGGGAGATGGAAGTGTTCTTCATGTTGATCTCGTGAGTCTCTCTTCCAATATTTTATCAGGTGGCACTGCTGATACAAGTAATCGTGAATCCAGGAGGAATAGCAGAAGAATGTTTTCGGATGCTTTTTCGAGACGCAGTTCCAGAAGAGTTAATAATTCCCAGTCCATTTTTCTTTCAACAGATGATAATAATGATCCAGGATTTGATAACAGATGGCTCCTTGATTTCGATCGTGATTTCTTTTATGATGGGGCTGCAGGTGATTCTGGTTACCTCAGCAGTAGAATTCATAGATTAAATGAACGAAGACGACACTCAAGACTAGAG AATTGGTTAAGGCTGCATGGTGGACATGATGAAAATCATCGGCGAACTACATTTTGTCCATCTGGAATCCACCCTGATGGCACTTGCTCATGTGATTCTTCCCTGATAACTGATGAGCCTGGTGCTCGTGTAAGCATATCTCGAATAGTTATGCTTGCTGAGGCTCTATTTGAG GTTTTACATCGTCAACCAGTATCACTTTCTCTATCCATGGTATCACCGCCGGCTCCCGAATCTGTAGTTGATTCTTTCCCCCTCAGAAGTCACAAAAAAGCAAATGTAGCTGAGGACGGGGATGCTGTTGAACA GTGTCATATATGTTTGGGTGAATATGAGGAAGGGGACCAAATAAGAATTCTGCCTTGCCAGCATGAGTTTCACATGTCTTGTGTGGATAAATGGCTCAAAGAGATACACGG AGTGTGCCCACTTTGCAGAGGCGATGTTCGTCATGGTGGTGGGGAGTCTTCTGTCTCAAACTCTGAGATTCCATCTCTTTGA
- the LOC108476124 gene encoding uncharacterized protein LOC108476124, with translation MVYSYTPTYYSTIHDSITSLCKTILPFSFKKKRLPAAELRLSKLQSDNLKWQQDSFHQILNLMGLHKEGILGEAEVTAFRTHLLDTLIASPPELEQPVILRDKLLFLQELLYAKCISEEEYHSSKRPLLQRLAVQGAEIETRDLVAANPKDSKENQEEEWSVIDLKDDRDNVLHSNNKSKNNSAMNQIKGAASVFGFGSSQKPSKNRSEKSIFDVDSKPSSSAFMGGKESETKSILMQEEAFPTESVKENGGAKRKPFKTLFHREQREGHNNGPGSEEKASKSAKKQWGFDGFKKWRRNDSEDETAPLPLNERSDSEAFMGSCQLVATPIGEGPDTKQIKRKLLANGAPSDFFIDKVVGDKIKKELSRIQSELSTTNPNLKFSDDQIEAISTTLPVDKADLKKFFPKSWCDRYGEVVLDVVKKEFREHVGEMENIRNVTRQKLKNNSRRWTTFDDDNENCHPNLFDHKNPNPESAVFQDHNPFWNQRRGSSSFLG, from the exons ATGGTGTACAGTTATACCCCAACATACTACTCCACCATCCATGATTCCATCACTTCACTTTGCAAGACAATTCTCCCTTTCTCCTTCAAAAAAAAGAGATTGCCTGCTGCTGAACTCAGGCTTTCCAAGCTTCAATCTGATAATCTGAAATGGCAGCAGGATTCCTTTCACCAGATACTCAATCTCATGGGTCTGCATAAAGAAGGGATTTTGGGTGAAGCTGAGGTTACTGCTTTTAGGACTCATTTGCTTGACACCCTCATTGCTTCTCCACCTGAACTTGAACAGCCTGTTATCTTGAGAGATAAACTGCTCTTCTTGCAG GAACTGCTTTATGCAAAATGTATATCTGAGGAGGAGTACCATTCTTCAAAAAGGCCTTTGTTGCAGCGGTTAGCAGTACAAGGAGCTGAAATCGAGACCAGAGATTTAGTCGCTGCGAATCCGAAAGATTCGAAAGAGAATCAAGAAGAAGAATGGTCTGTGATTGACTTGAAGGATGATAGAGACAATGTGTTGCATTCCAATAATAAATCGAAGAACAACTCTGCCATGAATCAGATCAAAGGAGCAGCCTCGGTTTTCGGGTTCGGATCATCCCAGAAGCCAAGTAAAAACAGATCAGAAAAGAGCATTTTCGATGTGGATTCAAAACCATCATCATCAGCCTTTATGGGGGGTAAGGAAAGTGAAACAAAATCAATTCTAATGCAAGAAGAAGCATTCCCAACCGAGTCTGTGAAGGAGAATGGTGGCGCAAAGAGAAAACCATTTAAAACCCTGTTTCATAGAGAGCAAAGAGAGGGGCATAATAATGGCCCTGGTTCAGAGGAGAAAGCATCAAAATCAGCAAAGAAACAATGGGGCTTTGATGGTTTCAAGAAATGGAGGAGAAATGATTCAGAGGATGAGACAGCTCCTTTGCCTCTCAACGAAAGATCAGATAGTGAAGCATTCATGGGGTCATGCCAACTTGTTGCAACTCCCATCGGAGAGGGACCAGACACGAAACAGATTAAGAGGAAGCTGCTTGCAAATGGAGCTCCATCGGATTTCTTCATCGATAAG GTAGTAGGTGACAAAATAAAGAAGGAGCTATCACGAATTCAATCAGAGCTCTCCACCACAAACCCCAATCTTAAATTTTC GGATGATCAAATTGAAGCAATTTCCACAACCCTTCCTGTGGACAAGGCTGACCTCAAAAAATTCTTTCCCAA GTCGTGGTGTGATAGATATGGAGAGGTAGTTCTAGATGTGGTGAAGAAAGAATTCAGGGAGCATGTAGGAGAGATGGAAAACATAAGAAATGTTACCAGACAGAAGCTTAAAAACAACTCAAGGCGATGGACTACTTTTGATGATGATAATGAGAATTGTCACCCAAATCTCTTTGATCATAAAAACCCAAATCCTGAATCAGCTGTCTTCCAAGATCATAACCCCTTTTGGAACCAAAGGCGTGGCTCTTCTTCTTTCCTGGGTTAA
- the LOC108475501 gene encoding uncharacterized protein LOC108475501 gives MAGMLPGVECARRRRIHPTGALSDSPSPPPYRFTRKSSFCLYTTNQDTHSCLQQRSILDEACEDEELGGIAREAKKRLDERLRSQPKRQNSNESGMKGELQSKRKSVSWPKLSWKKC, from the exons ATGGCTGGTATGCTTCCTGGTGTTGAATGTGCTAGAAGAAGACGGATCCACCCCACGGGAGCCTTATCTGATTCACCAAGCCCTCCTCCTTATCGCTTCACAAGGAAATCCTCTTTTTGTTTGTATACCACCAACCAGGATACTCATTCTTGTTTACAG CAAAGGAGCATATTAGATGAGGCCTGTGAAGATGAGGAGCTGGGAGGGATAGCAAGAGAAGCTAAGAAAAGATTAGATGAGAGGTTGAGATCACAACCTAAGAG GCAAAATAGCAATGAAAGTGGGATGAAAGGGGAGTTGCAGTCAAAGAGGAAGAGTGTGAGTTGGCCCAAACTGAGTTGGAAGAAGTGTTAA